cTAAATCTTATCTTGGATCCATGTATAGCCCACCTTAGCAGACTGTGAAAAACACATTTTGCTATGATTTGTAAGCGGCCAGACCTCAGcttccccccccaaaaaaaaaatctttattttgtaTGTATTTCTAGAATGTATTCTTTTCTTTAGACTGAGAGAGCCTATCAAAAACAAGGTCCcatctttcaaaataaaaagaggGTAGTTGGTAAGGCAGCCAAAACCAAAGAACAGCGCTTCACCAAATCAGTTGGCTTGGGATTCAAAACACCCAGAGAGGTAATTTCATGTTCTTCTATTTgtgcttttttaaataaatgggaAATAATTTGTTGCTTTTAGGCAGGGTATCCACCTATGACCTTTTTTCCTGTCATTTCTTGATGAGGCAAGGGGAAAATAGAATTCTTGTGGTTGTGTGTATGAAACTGCATGAATACGTATAGTTGTTTTTTTAGAGAACAAAATACAGGTGCAGAAAACTACAGTTTTTTGTGAATAAAACAGCTctatttttgttaactttttagGCAATAGAAGGAACCTACATTGACAAAAAATGTCCATTTACTGGAAACGTGAGCATTCGTGGACGTATTCTGACTGGCGTTGTACGTAGCACAAAAATGAAGAGAACAATCGTCATTCGACGTGATTACTTACATTACATTAAAAAATACCAAAGATATGAAAAACGACACAAAAATTTATCTGCTCATATGTCGCCGTGTTTTCGGTATGTATTTGTATTTCTTCTGTTACGCTTAATACTTGTGTAATACCAAATAAAAGGGACAAGAAACAGGTAACACAAAAAGACCACCCCACCTGTTGTTTGTTTTGTGACCTACTCTCTTGCCCTCAAGACGATATTCGCGACGATTTTTCTGCGAAAAGTAGAAACCAATCCAACttttcgtcatgacgaaaaTCGCGACAAATCAAATTTGAGTATCGAAGACGATCGTCGTAAAAATCGTCCCGTGGAGATTCGCCTTTATATACTCAAGTTCTTGTTACATAATTGTAACTGTTTTGCTTGATTTActgaaattcaattttttttcattttagtgaTGTAAGCTTAGGTGATTTGGTGACCGTTGGACAATGTCGACCTCTGAGTAAAACAGTGCGATTCAACGTCTTAAAGGTAGCCAAATCAAACGCTGCGAAGAAAAGTTTTGagaaattttaaagttaaatgaCAACAATGTGCTCATATTTCTTGTTTTCTTGTCTTAACCTTCGGTGGTAGGGAATCATAACGAGTatagcaaaacaaaaagaaagcggTCCTCCTTGATGTTAACCTCGTTAAACTGCGATAACGTTCTTATTTAATATCCACCTAAGCGGATTTTCGCGTCGTTTTACCCTCGCCCTTGTTAAATAACAtcacatatattaaatatcTACTCCGAGATTATAAGAAAGCAGGTTATGCGCCGGGTGTCCCGAATGTTTTCAGGAAGGGTCTGGGTTAACAAAAAACTTCAGAATTTAGTTGGCCAGAACATTATTCCATTCGACCTGCCTTCCCTGCTTATTAATACCGTAATAAATCGTACAAACGCTCTTGTTTACTGAATTTTTGACTTGGGCGCTTAGGTATGAGCACTTGACAACATATCACGGTATTCGAAGTAAACCTTAGAAATTCAAGCAGGTATATTGGGAGGCGGGATGATTTATGCGTGTGACGTCAAAGTagtattttcaagaaaaaaacattaaagaagtttaaaaaactCAGAATTGTGATGGGTGAAGACCATAAAAacaccaacctcgttcccagggcattttaccTTGTTGATAAAGCTGATAGATAGTTGGCCACTCCGAAATaatggctcaggggccacaagaccctggggacgaggatgtaaAAACACATAACGTTTAGCGCAAGTCTAATCCGTGCAATAAAAATGTAATTCTTTAATCTTGATTGAAATTATACTGTGTTCAAATCGTCTCTCAATGGTATGTGGCGGAAATATTAGAGAACGTAGATACTGTACAAACTCGATAGACATGCAACAACTGTGCATGCAGGTTTACCAagaacctcgatcccagggacTAATTATAATACAGGGAGAGTGGTTGAAAGCTAGTTAAAAACGGTTAATAATGATTGCTATAGGCGTTGCTACGCGCTTAAACATGCATTTCGTCAGTGAAAGACTAAAAATGCGGGTTTTTCAGTCGACCTTGGCTAAAAATAATCATATTTAGTCAAAGTCGATTGAATCTtatattttttggaaattttgaattttctgagGGGGTTCACACCTAAGGTACACGGTGAAATCACAATCCCTGTGCCTCTAGAAGTGCCACCAACATCCATCCTCTCCTGCACTTGCACACCATGCAGTAGCCGCTCTATGTTGTTTAACGGCTgcaatgtttttcatttttgtccAGGATTTTCATActttacactttttttaaaagcttttctAAGTAAAATTTAGAAAGTTAATTTTCATCGGCAATATAACAATACTAAACTAATACGAAGTAAAtgagtatatataaaaaagtaaaaatattttccatataGCAAAACTATGCACTGCACgataattttacataattttacat
This DNA window, taken from Hydractinia symbiolongicarpus strain clone_291-10 chromosome 15, HSymV2.1, whole genome shotgun sequence, encodes the following:
- the LOC130629272 gene encoding 40S ribosomal protein S11-like encodes the protein MSEQTERAYQKQGPIFQNKKRVVGKAAKTKEQRFTKSVGLGFKTPREAIEGTYIDKKCPFTGNVSIRGRILTGVVRSTKMKRTIVIRRDYLHYIKKYQRYEKRHKNLSAHMSPCFRDVSLGDLVTVGQCRPLSKTVRFNVLKVAKSNAAKKSFEKF